The genomic interval CGGAGTCCTTGTCCTTCATTGTTGAACTCAAGGAATTAGCTTCATTTTTCTTGGCAAACCGTCCTCCACTACCCCTTGCCCGTCTCATGGCATGCTGGTGACGAGATTCATGAAGATATGGCtggtaaaataaaacatactgAATATTAGATGAACTTCAGAATCATACATAACTGCAAATAAGCTATAGCAAAAGAATTGTTCAAATAGGGGGGAGGGGAGGGAAAAAAAGGGCGGAGTGTGAACAGTCATCACTCGGCAAACATTCACAACCAACAACCAACCCTATGACCATCCAACCCTCTATGacatttgatttttcaaaaccaTGACCAATCCACCcatccatacatacatatatgtaACAGTATGCAGAAACTACTCTGAGTCAGCCAAGCCATCTTTGTCTCAATGACAATGAATTACCTATgaagaattaatgtaaatgaagGCTCAGAAgacaaaatttaaaacataaatgcTTTGAACCCTGAATCAGTTGTGATTTTATATGGAGACAATTAATTATACTTTTACCTTCAGTTGACAACCTCTGGTCTTACATAACCATAATCACAATGCAACGTTACAActtttctttgaatctttttATCAGTCTTGTAAGGTCTTGAAACAACGACTTGCCAATTCATATAGGCGTTTGATAATAACCATATTCATTTTAGCACTCAACAATCCTTATAGCAAGTTTAAGCTGAAATGTTAGGTTACTTCTCACGTGCACAGAATCTGATTATAAGAATAAAGCAAACCTTTTCAATGTGGGTATAGCTGGAATATAATAAATTTGGCAATAATGACATCCTAAGCATTCATGATATTCAGGGTAGAATAGGTACATAAATCAGGTTATATTCCTAGAAATATCACTGATGATAAGGAAATCTTATACCTATCTTTAAAAAGCCTACGTGAGTACATCCTCTCCACTGTCCAGCACAACAAAATAATTTCTTAGTTGCCCTTCACTCACATGTTTACGGTAATTAAACAATAGAAAACTACTCAGtaaaatacaattaaaaagGCATTTTTAGATTCCCAGCTACTTCAACATGTATGAGAGGCAAGATTTAGTACATGAAAGGTGATCATCTGAATAGCAGTTGTACCTTTCTAACTTTTATCAGTTTGTTTTCAACCTCTGCTTTAGCACGTGCTTGTCTTCGCCTTAGAATCCCTTGATATTGTTTGGCATTCACAAAAACAGGCTCTTGTGTCACCTCAAGGGGCAAAGCCATTCTAGCATGTGGCATCCCAAGAAAAGGAGGATAACCCTACCATAAGACGAACTTGTCAAGGGCACACTTCAATTTTTACGTATCAAGGAAAGGTTTCAATTCTTACGGATCAAGGAAAAGTGATAACATCCCACAATGATCTCAGACATCCTTGACATACGACCTCGTCATTGTGgccaagaaaaaagaaagaaataattcCAGGCCAAAATACCACAATTATCACACTACAACCTCTTCCAAGAAACTGAAATTCAGTTACTTCACTTGATATACTCATGTTATATTAATTCAAATAGTTTGAGAAAGTGAATCTGGACAAGGAACAACATTGAAGTTCCTGAATAATTGAAAAGGTAAagcaaaagaataaaagaataaaagtgaaaaaaggGAAGGCAAAGAGCAAAATTACCCAGGgctaataataatatatatacacctAAAATGTTTGCGTATATGATGCAAAATCACaagaaatatatacatatatatctgTACATCTCATCACCTGATCTTCTATGATTTTAACCTACGTACCGGTTGATGCCCATAGGCAGCCATCACTCCAGCATAATAAGGATCCTGATATGGGTTTGATGCACATGCCTGAAAAAGATTTAACATAAATTAGTAGTCCCACGAATTCAAAAGAATATTAAATCTGACGTGttgggaaggaaaaaaaaaaaaaaaaatgttgttcaATATTCAACCACTGGACTCCGTTACTCAGAAGGATGTCTCtaaagtaaaaaagaaatcaacCAGATTTGCAACTGAACTCACAATAGAGTGGCCTACAAGTTCAAGCTGAGGAGGTTGTGTGACACATCCACCATGCACTGTAGGCGCAGCAGAAACAGCAAGCTGACAGTTGTGCTGTACTTGCCCATAACTTGCTGGTGAATTTGACAATAACATGTTTGTTAACAATCAAATGGGGCTATATTGTCATTGTCCTCAAATGTACAATAATTCCAACTCATAACTAAAGAGGCTAAAAACAAGAAGTGCCTTTCTTTGAACTCTAACATGATTTAGCAAGCAAAAACGCCAAGTTGAGGGCCATACCATGTGAATCTTTTGTGGTGTCATCATCATCGTCTTCATTTAAATCATCATTTGACATTGACTGACCATCATTAGATTCTGAAGCACCATTAGTGCATTCCAGTGACGTTGAATTGGACAAATTTCCTCCTGCTGGCGGGGAGATATGATTGTACCCAATACTACGCCACCAAGGTTCAGTATAACCACTAGTCTGCTGCATATTTGGTGGTTCAGATTCTAGTTGATTCACGCTTTTAGACTTTGACTGCATACCTTCTTCACAAATGTATACGTTAGATAAAATACAAGGACAAAATCGACAGTAATACACAGACCATGCAGAACAAATGTTGGATAAACAGAGAAGGCATCAACCTATAATAAAAGCACTGAAAAGAAGgcatcaaaagaaaaagaagaaaaatgaagcaTTGTTCATTTTGAAAACCTTGAAAATCATCCATGTCCGTTACACTTTTCTGAAGAGAAGGGAAAATAGTTTGGCTCCTTAGGTTTAAAATAACGCGCGTGAGAGAAGGAAATTAAAAAGAACATTCAACAGCCAGCTGAATCAATTTTCCTTACAGTCTTAAATTAAATGGTCTGAGATGAGGGCGCACACAATAATTTTCTGACAGATTTGAGGGTGGTTTAGTATTCACTATTCAGGAAGCAGGGAGAAAATATAGGGAAAGGCTAGGACATAATAACCAAGAAAAGCTTAACTCCAAGCAGAAGCCTCGACAATTAACtatgttttttatttccttCCAATTATGATTACATAATCTTTTCCCTGTGTATAATCCTTGTGCAGAGCATTGCTCATTTTTAGCTTCAATGAGGCTTATCACATCATTGGAAGTAAAATGGTCTACATCTTTAATTTCTTCAGGTCTTCCAAGCTGAGCTGGTTACTTATCCAGTTATCCATCAATTGAGTTCAAGATCAAAGACAGAAAACAAATCAGTTTCTATTTTGTGCTTGCAGAATTTTGGAATTGTAAATGCTTTATGGGCTCAGCTAAATCACCACTTGGAACTCctaaagtttcaattttgaagaGACAGAAGTGCAGCATAATCTTTAATTCAAAACGTAAACCAAATCCCGCGATGTCGAATGGAGCTCTATTTATttccatgcaaaatttcaaaaacaactttCGTTATCTACTTCCACGTTGTATCTTATTTTGGTGCTCCATTTGTCTCCATGCTAGACTAGAAATTATCACAGGTGACCTTTTTCCATCACTCTTCCAACCGCAACTCAAGAAACATAAACAATGAAATGGGAATAAGTTGCAGGACAATATTGATGAATCCTCCTAAACGCTCCAGCCAAATATCAAATCATAGTTTAGTATCTTGCATTAAATAAGTTCACTTTGGCATCTAAGTTGAGCATACCAATGATCCACATGCAAGGGAAGAGGTGACTAATACCGTTCAATAGAAAACGTTCACTTCTACATTTGGCGACTGACGTTTCGACCTAAATTCAGCCATTAAGGATTGCACGAACCATAATCTCCACATGCAAGCAACAAACAGAACCCAATACCCAGAAAGTGGGATAGATTTCAATTAGAAGGAGCAAAACAGAATAGGACAGCACAGGTTCAATCTTAAAAAGCAAGAGCAAAAATCACCAGACTTGTGAGTTCTAAATTCCCATCAAGATCCCAATTCCACTCGATTCTCTAAACACAGAAACCCCACCAAGTGAAATTCTGCACTCTAGTGATTCAAAATCCCAAATTCTAGCCGCATGAAGCCAGAAACCCAAGCCATCACGATTCCATGCAAGGAGAACAATACCCGAACATaaacaaaacccaaaaaaaGGGGAAGAGAAAGAACTGAATTGGGAAAACCCTAGAGTAACATTAGATAACACGAGCGAGAGATagagataagaaaaaaaaggaagcaGAATCTTGCAAAATCAAATTAGAGAGAGACGAACTCACTTGGATGGAAAATTCTGGAAATCCAAAGCCCTAGATTCAGGAAACACCCGCTGAGAATCtgggaaaaaaggaaaaacagaaagagaaagagaagaattGAAGAGTCAATTCAGTTGTTGAGCGATTCTCATACTGAGAGAGCACAGTAATTGGAGAAAAGCAACGACCTTTTTGGTAACTCAAATTCAAGAGCTACGGCTACTGTTCCTTCACCCACTGCGGGACCCGATTTCAGTTCCAGCTACTCATCCACCGGCAACCTCTCCTTCCAGTTTCGGACTAAGAAATCCAAGTTTCGATGTCAATGATACTAGTCAACCGGCTAAAGCAGGTTCCCAGTTGACGTAGGTCGTGAGCTACTGAATCTCACGGGCGGGTGAGGTTATGCAAATTCGATTTTGAGGATAAAAGGCGGAAATTGGGATAATATATTTTGACCCACGTGACACGCACTTGACGAGCAAAGTCCGGGAAACGCTTGGCGCAAAAGTGGGGACCGCATCTTTAAAGTAGCGACAGCAGCGCATGCCACGTATCCCATGTCTTTTtaatgcaacttttctttcaaGACTTGTTACTGATATCTCAAATCTCTTATATCACCTTCAGGTAATTTTATCACTATAATGATAATCtcgattttttttccttacgaTTATTGAATTCAAATAACAAATTGTTGAGAGTGGAGTTGCGAATATTTGACCTTTATAGATAAGATATTGATGTCTTAATATGGTAAATAATGTTTGGAATGCTTTTTATTTTCATCCCTTTTATTTtagactttttaaaattttcaatttccactcactaattttaatttattagttaTGTGGAtcatgataattaaataaatgacaaAATGCACTAGTGATCTTTAAGATTTGGTGTTCATGTTTATTTAGTCCCTAAAGTTTTAAAACAGACACTTTTGTCTTCTAAGTTTGTAAAATGCTTTTAAATGGTCTCTAATTTAACTTTAAGTTAACAGAGTATTTATTAGACTGTTATGTGTTGACGTGGATGTTGATTGTACCAATTATGAGAAAGAAattgtagcttttaaaatatttttgagtTGAGAATTTTCTCggtcaaattcactcaattgaTAGAAGATTTTGTAGATGAAGACACTAACTTTACGGTCAATAGGAATAGATTGAATGAAGGTTTCAAAATTTCAGTGGAAAATAATCTTTTCTTTGCCAAGTTATTTTTGGAGCATACAATAGAAGGTCAGTTGAGGCAGACAACCCCTGCCGGCGATAGATGACTAGTTGCGACGATTATGGCATTCGACGGACCGCAAGGACAGGTTTACGAAAAGTTAATTTTGGAGTTTGTGAAAATGTAATATAGGGTACAAACCattattttaaccttttttaagtttttcaaattattttaatttattttccaattaattaaatgaaattaacaCATCATCGATACAATCAATATCCACGTCAATACATAATGATCTAATAAGCATTTTgttaacttaaaattaaacatagacATGAACCTTGAATTTCAGAAACCAAGAGTACATTTTGCCCTTAAATAAACTATAGCATTACTTTAAGGTTATAGTCTCTTTCTTGTCTATTGATCGTAAGAATTACTAAAATGATAAACCAATTAAAAGCATGaaaaatattggaaaattttaaaagtatagagaTAAACCtaacataaaatagaatatataacTTAAATGCTTTACTaggtttaaaaaaatgattttgttatttcttactatagttttcatttgttttttcaataagaagatttcattttttttatttccaaaaataataaatatgcatttgaaaattttatggattaaaattgttatagtttaaaataaagtAGGAAGATTTGAACCTcgtataaaatatatattttatatctgTTGAAGTTATCTcgctttaattattttatttatatcatatgGTATGATTGAATATATTAAATCTCTTGCTTTTCCACTTTGCTACATTATGTGGCTTATGGGATTTTCAACTACCATAATGTATAacctaaatttataaaataatgtatacttaaaatattcaataatgGTATAGATGGTGAgagtgggaaaaaaaataataattggtTGTACTAACTAGGATTATTGTAATTGGATGTATGAAACGTGGCATCATTTGAGTGGTTCAAGTTTATTGGGGTTCAGATAAGCATGCATTGATGTACCTAAAAATCATGATTGGGTTGCTCTAGCAAGTCTCCAAAGGCCTCAAGACAAGATCATGCCTAATTATTGGGAGTAGTCCAAAGGCCAACtttgaattataattaattaatattaattttacttttttttttaattattaatcaaaTCTCTAAGTTAATCTATATGCTCTAATTAAATCATATGGAATGTTGGTGTTATTTAGTTAAGTCAATAACATGTTGACTTCTCCTTAATGGAGTATTGTTTAGGGGAAAAAACAAccatttgaatttgattatgTTAAGAAAATTGGAGTCCATGTTAAGACCCATTTTATGTGTTTTGCTTAACCCATAAGCAATTATTTCATTGGTCAATTTGAAGGTGAATAATAATGGGTGGAGGGtggaaattttttataaaaagcaAATAAGTAGAATCCTTTTTTTACAAGCAGTGCCTAGAGCTTCTAAAgcaaataaagaagaagaaaaaatgttgTCGAATTGATTTCTTTGCGTTGTCTCACAGTGAGCGTTTTTCCTCCATTTGAGAGTTTTGTAAGCTTTGTAAGAATGATATGTGAGCAATTGTTTTGAGAGAAAAGTGAGAGGAATCATTCTTGAGCGTTGTAAACTCTTGTACTCTTTCTTCCGAACTATTTTAGTGGAACCTGTATCAGTAGCAAAGAACTAGACGTAGCCCACACTGGATGAACTAGTATAAACTGGGTGTCATCTCTCTTCCCTTAAACTTAATTTATTATCGTTCTTGTTGCTTGAAAGTTTAGGTTGGTTTATCTATTATTTTAAGTTATCGAGTTACAAATTGTTTATTCCGTATAATTTGGAACTCGAATTTAATATGGGATCGTTAGATAATTTATATTGTCTGAATTTGGTTGATTAATTTAGATTGATATATTATCATCCTCtatcaagtggtatcagagctgaTTGAACTGTAGAACGCTGTCAGAAAGAGATGAAAGATTGGTTATTTTTAATGGatcaaattttttctttctgGAAGTATGAGATATTAGATTACTTGCATTCCAAATAATTGGATTTGCCATTGGAAAGAAAACCTAATGACATGGGAGAAGCTGAATGGAAACAATTGGACAGAAAGGTGTTGGGGACTGTTTGCCCGACTTTGACAAAAAATGTGCAAAGTAGTGTAGCGAAGGAGACGGCCACAGAAGGACTGATAATGACTCTATCTAACATGTATGAAAATCCTTCAATAAACAACAAGGTGTATCTTGCAACCAAattctttaatttgaaaatggcGGTAGGTACATATGTCACTActcatttaaataaatttgatttattgatAAACAAATTGACTGTTGttgaattataattttttaatgaagTAAATGCAATATTGTTGTTGAGATCATTGGCTGATAGTTGGAAAACCATGAAAGCCGCACTTTTTAATTAATGTGATAAAGAGAAATTGTAGTTTTCACAGGTTAGAGATTCTGCACTCGTAGAAGAGATTTGCATAAAGGAAGTAGGTGTTGCTTCTACTTCTAGTTCAACATTGAATGTAGATAGAAGAATGAGTAACAACAAAAGTCGTGGCAActgagaaaataataataataataatagaagcAAGTCCAAAAACAACATATTTGAATGTGGGAACTGTGATAAAACTGAACACTTGAAAAAGAATTGCAATAATCTAAAACAGAGTGGGGAGAATGAAGTTGGTGCAAATATTACAATAGATGAAATTTAGAATGCTCTGACTTTGGTAGTTGAGAGCACTCATGATACATGGGTGCTGGATTCAGGTGCGTCATTTTTACCACTGGTCAATGTCGTATTCTGGAAAATTATGTCACAAGAAATCATGGAAAGGTGTATCTTGTTGATGGAGAACCTTTGAACATCATTGGGATCGGTGTCGTGaatataaaattggaaaatggtTTGGTTTGGAAATTTTGCAAAGTAcatcatgttcaaaatatgATGAAAAACCTGATTTCTATAGGGTAGTTAAACAATGAAGGATGTGACGTGTTCTTTGGCAAAGGAAACTGGAAGGTTACAAAAGGTGCTATAGTAATCGCTCGAGGAAGCAAGTTATGAACTCTTTATGGCGACAACGGTGACAGGAATATGGTGGTCGTTGTTGATAGTTCGAGTCAGACTGATTTGTGGCACAACAGACTGGGGCATATGAGAAAAAGGTATGAAAATTCTTCATTTTGAAGGGAAGTTACAGGGACTAAAAGCAGTTAAACACGAGTTATGTGAAAGTTGTGTATTTAGGAAGCATAAACGTGTTAGTTTCTCAAAAATAGGAGCAACGCAAAAATCAACAAAGTTTGAGTTAGTTCACGCAGATGTGTGGGGGCCTTCTGAAGTATCTTCTCTTGGCAGTTCCAGATATTATGTGACCTTCATTGATTACTCAAGTAGAAAGGTATGAACTTATTTTCTCAAACATAATTCTAaagttttttctattttcaaaacaTGGAAGTCTATGGTTGAGAATAGACAAGTCTAAAGGTTAAAAACTTGAAGTCAGACAACGACGGTGAATATATTGATGGAGAATTCAAGAGGTATTATGCCGACAATGGAATTGTGATTGTAAAGACCATTCCAGGGACACCATAGTAGAATGATGTGGCTGAAAGAATGAACAGGACACTAAATAAACGTGTCAGAAGCATGAGATTACATGCAGAATTGCCTAAATAATTCTGGACAGAGGCAATCAATACGACGATCTATCTGATCAATAGGAGTTTGACCATATCTCTAGACTTGAAATTGCCTGAAGAATTTTGGAACGGTAAATAGGTAAACCTTTCTCATCTAAAGGTTTTTTGTTGTAAGCCTTACATTCACATTCATGCTGCAGACAGAAGTAAGTTAGATGTCAAATCCAAGAAATGTTATTTCATTGGATATGATGGTGCTGATATGGGGTATAAGTTTTAGGATGACCAAAACAGGAAAATACTCAGAAGTAGGAATGTGATCTTCAATGAGGAAATTTTGTACAAGCAAACAACAacaattgattttgaaaaatcaaaaagAGAAGACTCAGTATATAAGTCTTCCTGCGATTGAGACTAGATCGACAGAAAGTGAAGATAGGGTACAGTTACTCCTGAAGAACCAGTACAAGAGTTTGAGGAACTAGTTCTAGAACCTGAGCAACCAGTTGTGGTACCTAACGAACCAGTTGTTGAGCCTGATGAAGCTCAGAGAACACCACCTATAGCAGTTAGGAGGTCTAGTAGGACTATTAGACCACCACAGAGGTATTCTCCTTCTTTAATTATACATTATTGACTGACAGAGATGAACTTGAATGTTATACTGAAGCGGTTCAACTAGAAGATTCTGTCAAGCGGGAGTTGGCCATGAAAGACGAGATAGATTCTCTTATGGCGAATCAGACATGGCAACTGACTGAGTTACTAAGAGGTAAGAAAGCTTTGCAGAATGAATAGGTTTACAGAATGAAGCAAGAACCCGATGGTAGCAAAAGATACAAAGCAAGGCTTGTAGCTGGCTTTCAATATAAGGAAGGTATTGACTTTAATGAGATATTTTCTCTTGTAGTTAAAATAACTACTATTAGAATTGTATTATCGATAATGGCATAAGAGAATCTCTTCCTGGAACAAGTGAATGTAAAGACAACATTTCTTCATGGTGATTTGGAGGAAGAAATTTACATGGTACAACCACAGGGAGTCATATTATAGGGGCAGAAAAAAATGGTTGGCAAACTTCAGAGAAGCCTGTATGGTCTCAAACAGGCTCCCAGATAGTGATATAAGAAGTTTGATAGTTTTACAAGCAACAGTGGATATCAGAGGTGTCAGGTAAATCATTGTTGCTACATAAGATCTCAAGGTAACTCTTACATTACTTTACTGctatatattgatgatatattGATAACAGTTGCAGACAATAGGAAATTCTGAAGATAAAAGTTGAGTTATCTAaagaatttgatatgaaatatttgggagctGCTAAACGAATCTTGGGGTTGAAGATCGAGAGAAATGATGGTACATTAACACTGTCATAAGAAGAATATGTGAAAAAGCTGTTGAATCGATTTCACATGGAAAATACAAAAACTGTGAGTACTCCTTTAGCTTGTCATTTTAAATTATCTAATGAGCACTCACCCACTACTGAGTAGGAAAGAGGTCACATGGCTAGAGTACCATATGCTTCAATTATAGGCAACTTGATACATGCCTTGGTTTACACAAGACCCAGACATTGCACATGCAGTGGGAGCTGTTAGTAGATACATGAGCAATCCAAGGCAGTAGCACTAGGAAGCTGTAAAGTGGATTTTCATATATCTAAGAAGGACAACTGATTATGCTCTGCATTTTGAGAAGTTAGATTTTAAACTGCAAAGTTATGTTGATGCAGATATGGCATGTGAGACAGATGGCAGAAAAAGTACTATCAGGCATGTTTTTACTTTGAGTAATACTTCTATTAGTTGGATTTCTAGATTGCAGAAGATATTAGCTCTTTCTACAATAAAAGTTAAGTATGCTGCAATCACTGAGGCAAGTAAGGAGATGATATGGCTTCAGTCTTTTTAGAAGAACTTGGCTTGAAATTAGGAAAGTAGACATTGCATTGTGACAGTCAGAGTGTTATTCATTTAGCAAAGAATCTAGTGCTTCATTCAATAACaaaagacatacaggtgaagtACCATTTTATTCAATAAGTTTTGGAAGATGGAGCATTGGTACTTGAAAAGATTACAGGAAGTAAGAATCCAGTAGATATGTTTACTAAATCCGTTCCTGATGACAAACTGAAGTTGTGTGCCTTTAGTTGGACTTCTACACAAGTAGAAAGGGAAGtcgttgttgggttttatgccccaaaactcgtagatagtaaatgttattcaACCGTCAGTTATTAATTAACCGTCATCAATAATGAGTTatggatgttaattcaataaatattattgcTTGTATtcttgtctattttgtcttaataaccttaaatccaataaactaacatccaaagttgtcttatgagtcttgaattgtatgtggagacatacatagatcaatgttcaagatacaaccaaAAGAGTCTATGgtatagggataagaccgggtatcttatcctggtaacactatggatatgactcactttatatttgatacaaacataatGATCCAACACGTCCATGTAGGTGACACGTGAGTGTGggtatcatatgcaatgagttcgcataagattggaccgcaAAACAGTAACctctagatgtaacaccgttgactagtcgggtttctatttcaataggatgacttaggcgacttagtcttaatcctgagtatattatgaacttcagTTCACAAGGAATTGTCttatgatttgtatgggtgagaggtggccagattaccgacccaatatgcctatcattttggggataagaccgagtagggagctggcaacataataatacaagatgaaattcactccttcccgcattaagagtaagtagatgagtgttcctttaagtggtgtctctgggacttgaacaaagggctctaccctcttattggcccgagagaggtttctgtttattggttgaaccataaacaagttgttcattagaggagcactggtacttaaggagtcagaggtaactcaagggtaaaacaacaatttgacccagttggagttacgaacactcgtaaaggactaacttgctagtattggtctatatccgtggatgcagaaatgtatatgtagtgagaatagtgcagttgtgggtctttagtagagtgtacccacaattaacgaatattgattaatttggttaatgagtttagccagtttaatctcgtatcattggagcttctgatctacaggttcatcaggtcccctcgttagctcactagaggatatttaagagggataatttgaattgttcaaattaatttgaagaaattatatattaatgtgattaatatataattacggatatgatatataattaaattggaaagtgatatttgaataagattcaaattaattaattcaaatgagTTAGattacaaataattaattaatagagagattttACACATATGCATGGGatgtatataataattaaatatatacattaaattgggtttaatgtataaatatttatttaattattgtacaaattaaaattaaatatttgttatttaattgaactaattaattaaataagtgttatttatttaaatggactaattatttaaataaatattatttaattaattataaaaaaggaaaatattaggAAAAGGGCTTGACCCCTTCTTTATATAAAGACCTCTTTATGGCCCTTTGGAAGGCACACATTCCCATCAAAGAGAAAGactgacaatacacaacaccctagtgttattgtgcaaattTTTCTCTAAGAGAATCCTCTCAATTCTCCAAAacccttttcttctctctctcccaataattggataccacctatccctctattagaatcccagagaataacgaggttactctcatggcagtgttcgagattgttcaagaaattatTCGTGATCAAGATCATTGGAGATCCATTCGTTGGAACTAAGAGAGGAATGCTCGTGGCACTTGGAAATCTACTTTACATGCTactttacatgtttatattctattttaattcaatgattatatttatacaaaaaatTGGATTGCAGGATGCAAGGCATTCTACGCTTCTCCTgcaggattcgatcccttcaattggtatcagaggcAATTTCTTGCATCTTCGTTCTTCgtattttttgaaacaaaattgtTTAGAGGTGAGTTTTTATATTTTGCATtatgaatgtttgaatgttGGTTTGCATAATTGgatgtttttcaattttggcactagattactttttaatttgattaaattgtaagGGCTCGTTGTATTTTTTAGGCAATTTATTTCTTGCTTCGAGTCTGTAAGTCCATGTCGATCGATAGAGCAATGATTGTTGAAGAGATCGGGAAGAAACGGAAGTGTTCAGGACAAGTTCGGAGTAGAAATCGTGCAGAACGGGAGTGTTTTGCCGATCAACATTGTGACGCTGCTATCACAACGTTGCCACGTTGAAAAGCAGAAGCATTGAGTTGTGGTTGCAGCATTGCAACGGTCCAAGTTTGGATGGAGCATAGGCGGCGCGCACGGGACGACTTCGGTTGCTGCTTTAccctatttttccttttgtattttaattaattaattaataaattaatttaaactgtAAAAATTGACCGATTTTGGCAAcctaatgtaaaattaattgattaaattaata from Benincasa hispida cultivar B227 chromosome 10, ASM972705v1, whole genome shotgun sequence carries:
- the LOC120088395 gene encoding nuclear transcription factor Y subunit A-1-like isoform X1, with protein sequence MQSKSKSVNQLESEPPNMQQTSGYTEPWWRSIGYNHISPPAGGNLSNSTSLECTNGASESNDGQSMSNDDLNEDDDDDTTKDSHASYGQVQHNCQLAVSAAPTVHGGCVTQPPQLELVGHSIACASNPYQDPYYAGVMAAYGHQPGYPPFLGMPHARMALPLEVTQEPVFVNAKQYQGILRRRQARAKAEVENKLIKVRKPYLHESRHQHAMRRARGSGGRFAKKNEANSLSSTMKDKDSASGQAISSHSAGSSGSEAAPCALAETWNSSSGQQEARTQLHEAYEARSYVNHGSQFHNYSSFQASSYGLRSGERGEDGDCSGQQRSISENQAGQRRLAIK
- the LOC120088395 gene encoding nuclear transcription factor Y subunit A-1-like isoform X2; translated protein: MQSKSKSVNQLESEPPNMQQTSGYTEPWWRSIGYNHISPPAGGNLSNSTSLECTNGASESNDGQSMSNDDLNEDDDDDTTKDSHASYGQVQHNCQLAVSAAPTVHGGCVTQPPQLELACASNPYQDPYYAGVMAAYGHQPGYPPFLGMPHARMALPLEVTQEPVFVNAKQYQGILRRRQARAKAEVENKLIKVRKPYLHESRHQHAMRRARGSGGRFAKKNEANSLSSTMKDKDSASGQAISSHSAGSSGSEAAPCALAETWNSSSGQQEARTQLHEAYEARSYVNHGSQFHNYSSFQASSYGLRSGERGEDGDCSGQQRSISENQAGQRRLAIK